A region from the Mesorhizobium sp. J8 genome encodes:
- a CDS encoding esterase-like activity of phytase family protein, with translation MTFSGRRARRTLFACMLACASPAIAATGAPVETVEVSARPISQFRVGHDETRFGPLEFVGGLEMTSPARDFGALSAFRFLKPGSDFIGVADTGFWFFGTITHDAGKRPSGVKNFRMQQMVDASGRPIDRKWKVDAEGLAVKDGIATVGFERDQRVAQFRIDPDNMKAPLRRLDYLVPAQELRQNRGFETVTHANPYGQHEGGLVVVSERSLDKAGNVYAAVIEGPHKGVFTIRRGGDFDITDGAFLPDGDLLLLERSFSIARGVKMRLRRIHGESVEKGAVADGPVLMEADMGYQIDNMEGLDVWTRDDGALMVSLISDDNHSILQRNLYLEFILHQD, from the coding sequence ATGACCTTTTCGGGGCGGCGTGCACGGCGGACGCTTTTCGCCTGCATGCTGGCCTGCGCTTCGCCGGCCATAGCCGCCACGGGAGCTCCCGTCGAGACGGTCGAGGTTTCGGCGCGGCCGATCAGCCAGTTCCGTGTCGGCCATGACGAGACGCGGTTCGGGCCGCTCGAATTCGTCGGCGGGCTGGAGATGACCTCGCCGGCGCGCGATTTCGGCGCACTGTCGGCGTTTCGCTTCCTGAAGCCGGGCAGCGACTTCATCGGTGTCGCCGACACCGGCTTCTGGTTCTTCGGCACGATCACTCACGACGCCGGCAAGCGGCCGTCGGGCGTCAAGAATTTCCGCATGCAGCAGATGGTCGATGCCTCGGGCCGGCCGATCGACCGGAAATGGAAGGTCGATGCGGAAGGGCTCGCGGTCAAGGACGGCATCGCCACCGTCGGCTTCGAGCGCGACCAGCGCGTCGCCCAATTCAGGATCGATCCCGATAATATGAAAGCGCCGCTGAGGCGGCTCGATTACCTGGTCCCGGCCCAGGAGTTGCGCCAGAATCGCGGCTTCGAGACCGTCACCCACGCCAACCCTTATGGACAGCACGAGGGCGGCTTGGTCGTGGTTTCGGAGAGGAGCCTCGATAAGGCCGGCAATGTCTACGCCGCCGTCATCGAGGGGCCGCATAAGGGCGTCTTCACCATCAGGCGCGGCGGCGATTTCGACATCACGGACGGCGCCTTCCTGCCGGACGGTGATCTGCTGCTCCTGGAACGCAGCTTCTCGATCGCCCGCGGGGTGAAGATGCGGCTCAGACGTATCCATGGCGAAAGCGTCGAGAAGGGAGCGGTCGCCGACGGACCGGTGCTGATGGAAGCCGACATGGGCTACCAGATCGACAATATGGAAGGGCTGGACGTCTGGACCCGCGACGACGGCGCGCTGATGGTGTCGCTGATATCCGACGACAACCATTCGATCCTGCAGCGCAACCTCTACCTCGAATTCATCCTGCACCAGGACTGA
- the cobT gene encoding cobaltochelatase subunit CobT translates to MAGPGDNTRNKSKNGSEADSFKRAVTVCMRAVAGDKDLEVGFAKDRPALAGNRARLPELPKKASRNDIAITRGLGDSMALKRACHDQRIHNKLAPEGKLARSIFDAVEQARVEAIGSRAMQGVADNIGSMLEDKYAKANLVDVRDKADAPLEEAVALMVREKLTGRPVPKSGERLVDLWRPWIEEKASADLDGLLAKLEDQQAFARVVRDMLVSMEMAEELGDDQETDDSEENEENEQQGEEQSEEGGEEDSGSEQSQSEDAEASADEEESAETEATDATSDDLSDEDDSDAETPGEAKRNDNPFLNLPKEIDYKVFTTAFDETVGAEDLCEEEELDRLRAFLDRQLANLSGVVGRLANRLQRRLMAQQNRSWDFDLEEGYLDPARLVRVVIDPMQPLSFKQERDTKFRDTVVSLVLDNSGSMRGRPITVAATCADILARTLERCGVSVEILGFTTRAWKGGQAREKWLKDGKPPNPGRLNDLRHIIYKSADHPWRRARRNLGLMMREGLLKENIDGEALLWAHNRLIGRPEQRKILMMISDGAPVDDSTLSVNPGNYLERHLRAVIDLIETRSPVELLAIGIGHDVTRYYRRAVTIVDAEELAGAMTEQLASLFGEESARDTRRGGLRRAG, encoded by the coding sequence ATGGCGGGTCCGGGCGACAACACGCGCAACAAGTCGAAGAACGGGTCTGAAGCCGACAGCTTCAAGCGCGCCGTGACGGTGTGCATGCGCGCTGTTGCCGGCGACAAGGACCTCGAGGTCGGATTCGCCAAGGACCGGCCGGCGCTGGCCGGCAACCGTGCCCGTTTGCCGGAATTGCCGAAGAAGGCGTCCCGAAACGATATCGCGATCACCCGCGGCCTGGGCGATTCCATGGCGCTGAAGCGCGCCTGCCACGATCAGCGCATCCACAACAAGCTGGCGCCGGAGGGCAAACTCGCGCGGTCCATCTTCGATGCTGTCGAGCAGGCGCGCGTCGAGGCGATCGGCAGCCGCGCCATGCAGGGCGTGGCCGACAATATCGGCTCGATGCTCGAGGACAAATACGCCAAGGCAAACCTTGTCGACGTCAGGGACAAGGCGGACGCGCCGCTCGAGGAGGCGGTCGCGCTCATGGTGCGCGAGAAGCTCACCGGACGCCCGGTGCCGAAGAGCGGCGAGCGGCTGGTCGACCTCTGGCGTCCCTGGATCGAGGAGAAGGCGAGCGCCGACCTCGACGGCCTGTTGGCCAAGCTCGAGGACCAGCAGGCCTTTGCCCGCGTCGTGCGCGACATGCTGGTTTCCATGGAAATGGCCGAGGAGCTCGGCGACGACCAGGAAACCGACGATTCCGAGGAAAACGAAGAGAACGAGCAGCAGGGCGAGGAACAGAGCGAGGAAGGCGGCGAGGAGGATTCAGGCTCCGAGCAGTCGCAGTCGGAAGATGCCGAAGCCTCCGCCGACGAGGAAGAGTCGGCCGAGACGGAAGCAACGGACGCCACTTCGGACGACCTCTCCGACGAGGACGATTCCGACGCCGAGACGCCAGGCGAGGCCAAGCGCAACGACAATCCGTTCCTCAACCTGCCGAAAGAGATCGACTACAAGGTCTTCACCACAGCCTTCGACGAAACGGTCGGCGCCGAGGACCTGTGCGAGGAAGAGGAACTCGACCGGCTGCGCGCCTTCCTCGACAGGCAGTTGGCCAACCTGTCCGGCGTCGTCGGACGGCTCGCCAACCGGCTGCAGCGCCGGCTGATGGCGCAGCAGAACCGCTCCTGGGATTTCGACCTGGAGGAAGGCTATCTCGATCCGGCGCGCCTGGTGCGCGTGGTCATCGACCCGATGCAGCCGCTGTCCTTCAAGCAGGAGCGCGACACCAAGTTCCGCGACACGGTGGTATCGCTGGTGCTCGACAATTCGGGCTCGATGCGCGGGCGGCCGATCACGGTCGCCGCGACTTGCGCCGACATCCTGGCGCGCACGCTGGAGCGCTGCGGCGTCTCGGTGGAGATCCTCGGTTTCACCACCCGCGCCTGGAAAGGCGGGCAGGCGCGCGAGAAATGGCTGAAGGACGGCAAGCCGCCGAATCCCGGCCGGCTCAACGACCTGCGCCACATCATCTACAAGTCCGCCGACCATCCCTGGCGGCGCGCGCGGCGCAATCTCGGGCTGATGATGCGCGAGGGCCTGCTCAAGGAAAACATCGACGGCGAGGCGCTGCTTTGGGCGCATAACCGGCTGATCGGCCGGCCCGAGCAGCGCAAGATCCTGATGATGATCTCGGACGGTGCTCCGGTCGACGACTCCACGCTTTCGGTCAATCCGGGCAATTATCTGGAGCGGCATCTTAGGGCGGTCATCGATCTGATCGAAACGCGCTCGCCGGTCGAGCTTTTGGCCATCGGCATCGGCCACGACGTCACGCGCTATTATCGCCGCGCCGTCACCATCGTCGATGCCGAGGAACTGGCCGGCGCCATGACCGAGCAACTCGCCTCGCTGTTCGGCGAGGAAAGCGCGCGCGACACCCGGCGCGGCGGCTTGCGGCGCGCCGGATGA
- the cobS gene encoding cobaltochelatase subunit CobS, whose amino-acid sequence MNKVDRDIANLPDTTVPVKEKFGFESKMVVPAYSAATEHVPDIDPDYLFDKATTLAILAGFAYNRRVMVSGYHGTGKSTHIEQVAARLNWPCVRVNLDSHVSRIDLVGKDAIVVKEGLQVTEFRDGILPWAYQHNVALCFDEYDAGRPDVMFVIQRVLESSGRLTLLDQSRVIRPHPAFRLFATANTVGLGDTTGLYHGTQQINQAQMDRWSIVTTLNYLPHDNEVNIVLAKAKHYRDNKGKDIVNKMVRVADMTRSAFINGDLSTVMSPRTVITWAENAEIFGDIGMAFRLTFLNKCDELERSVVAEFYQRAFGEDLPESAANVVLG is encoded by the coding sequence ATGAACAAGGTCGATCGCGACATCGCCAACCTGCCCGACACGACGGTGCCGGTGAAGGAGAAATTCGGCTTCGAGTCCAAGATGGTCGTTCCCGCCTATTCGGCGGCGACCGAGCACGTGCCGGACATCGACCCGGATTATCTGTTCGACAAGGCGACGACGCTGGCGATCCTCGCCGGCTTTGCCTACAACCGCCGCGTCATGGTGTCGGGCTATCACGGCACCGGCAAGTCGACGCATATCGAGCAGGTGGCGGCGCGGCTCAACTGGCCCTGCGTGCGCGTCAACCTCGACAGCCATGTCAGCCGCATCGATCTCGTCGGCAAGGACGCCATCGTCGTCAAGGAGGGGCTGCAGGTCACCGAGTTCCGCGACGGCATCCTGCCCTGGGCCTATCAGCACAATGTCGCGCTCTGCTTCGACGAATACGATGCCGGCCGTCCGGACGTGATGTTCGTCATCCAGCGCGTGCTGGAATCCTCGGGCCGGCTCACGCTGCTCGACCAGAGCCGGGTCATCCGCCCGCACCCGGCGTTCCGGCTGTTCGCCACCGCCAACACGGTCGGCCTCGGCGACACCACCGGCCTCTATCACGGCACGCAGCAGATCAACCAGGCGCAGATGGACCGCTGGTCGATCGTCACCACGCTCAATTACCTGCCGCACGACAATGAAGTGAACATCGTGCTGGCCAAGGCCAAGCATTATCGCGACAACAAGGGCAAGGACATCGTCAACAAGATGGTGCGCGTCGCCGACATGACGCGCTCGGCCTTCATCAATGGCGACCTGTCGACCGTGATGAGCCCGCGCACCGTCATCACCTGGGCCGAGAACGCCGAGATCTTCGGCGATATCGGCATGGCGTTCCGGCTGACCTTCCTCAACAAGTGCGACGAGCTGGAGCGTTCGGTGGTGGCCGAGTTCTACCAGCGCGCCTTCGGCGAGGATTTGCCGGAGAGCGCCGCCAACGTGGTGCTGGGCTAG
- a CDS encoding BolA family protein, producing MSIQATMEDKLKAAFSPERLAVINESHLHAGHHHVEHGHEAHFDGTGETHFRVRVVSAAFAGMSRVERHRAVNDLLADELKAGVHALAIEPAAPGEKTRW from the coding sequence ATGTCCATACAGGCGACCATGGAAGATAAGCTGAAGGCGGCGTTCTCGCCCGAACGGCTCGCCGTCATCAACGAAAGCCACCTTCACGCCGGCCATCACCACGTCGAGCACGGCCACGAGGCCCACTTCGACGGCACCGGCGAAACGCATTTCCGCGTCCGCGTCGTCTCGGCCGCCTTTGCCGGCATGAGCCGCGTCGAGCGCCACCGCGCCGTCAACGACCTGCTGGCCGACGAATTGAAAGCCGGCGTGCATGCGCTGGCGATAGAACCGGCCGCGCCCGGCGAGAAGACGCGCTGGTAG
- a CDS encoding DUF3108 domain-containing protein, whose protein sequence is MFRPSHAFAALLALAAPAASFAATAPQSFKGEYTVSYLGLSIARATFSSRYEGDTYAINGTVSAAGLGRLFDDTKGTISSKGTISDKRMIPQVFRADYTSGKKASMVDIRFSNGAVTSTQVVPAPGKRDPKSWVPIGSGDLKSVLDPMAATVIHADSLDKVCGRTVKFYDGEMRADLTLTYASKGSISVPGYKGDTVTCKMGFEPVAGYRKGRKALNFLKNKSRMLVTFAPVGQSGVYAPIRATVGTQIGPLTISAGRFEAVN, encoded by the coding sequence ATGTTCCGTCCGTCTCACGCATTCGCCGCCCTGCTTGCCCTTGCCGCGCCGGCAGCAAGCTTCGCCGCCACCGCCCCGCAATCCTTCAAGGGCGAATACACGGTGTCCTATCTCGGCCTTTCGATCGCCAGGGCGACCTTTTCCAGCCGCTACGAGGGCGATACCTATGCCATCAACGGCACGGTCTCCGCCGCCGGGCTCGGCAGGCTGTTCGACGACACGAAAGGCACGATTTCATCGAAAGGCACCATTTCCGACAAGCGGATGATCCCGCAGGTGTTCAGGGCCGACTATACGTCCGGCAAGAAGGCCTCGATGGTCGACATACGCTTCAGCAACGGGGCGGTCACCTCCACGCAAGTCGTTCCCGCTCCGGGCAAGCGCGATCCGAAGAGCTGGGTGCCGATCGGCAGCGGAGACCTGAAATCGGTGCTCGATCCGATGGCCGCTACCGTCATCCATGCCGACAGCCTGGACAAGGTCTGCGGACGCACGGTCAAGTTCTATGACGGCGAAATGCGCGCCGATCTGACCTTGACCTATGCCTCCAAGGGGTCGATTTCGGTACCCGGCTACAAGGGTGACACGGTGACCTGCAAGATGGGCTTCGAGCCGGTGGCGGGCTACCGCAAGGGCCGCAAGGCGCTGAACTTCCTCAAGAACAAGAGCCGCATGCTGGTGACGTTTGCGCCGGTCGGCCAATCCGGCGTATATGCGCCGATCCGCGCCACGGTCGGGACCCAGATCGGTCCGCTGACCATCAGCGCCGGAAGATTCGAAGCGGTAAATTAG
- a CDS encoding alpha/beta hydrolase: MINRRSFIVAALAALSSAGASAAGRPGHPEPQTFDYGPAKLDIYAPAGAKNLPVVFFVHGGAWRFGKRSQVGAKPGFLLANGFVFVSIDYRMLPQADVATQAGDVEKAYAYVRANIAPHGGDPNRIVGMGHSAGCHLVALTGLRGGLPGVAGLLLDDTRAYDLAALSRDGGMVRAYARVFSDPAQWAALSPASYVDGRKHPPTFIAYSRAPGRGEESQAFAKRLRATGTEVTLFDGSAYTHMSIDRDFGQDGDALTAAALAFLKATVG, encoded by the coding sequence ATGATTAATCGACGCAGCTTCATCGTGGCAGCCCTGGCGGCGCTGTCGTCGGCGGGTGCGTCAGCCGCCGGGCGCCCGGGCCACCCGGAACCGCAAACCTTCGATTACGGTCCGGCCAAGCTGGACATCTACGCGCCGGCCGGCGCGAAGAACCTGCCGGTGGTGTTCTTCGTCCATGGCGGCGCCTGGCGTTTCGGCAAACGCAGCCAGGTGGGCGCCAAACCGGGCTTCCTGCTCGCCAACGGATTCGTCTTCGTCTCGATCGATTACCGCATGCTGCCGCAGGCCGATGTCGCCACCCAGGCCGGCGATGTCGAAAAGGCCTATGCCTATGTGCGCGCCAACATCGCCCCGCATGGCGGAGACCCGAACCGGATCGTCGGCATGGGCCATTCGGCCGGATGCCACCTGGTCGCGCTGACCGGCTTGCGAGGAGGCCTGCCTGGCGTCGCTGGCCTGCTTCTCGACGACACTCGGGCCTATGATCTCGCCGCGCTTTCCAGGGATGGCGGCATGGTTCGGGCTTATGCGCGTGTCTTCTCCGACCCCGCGCAATGGGCCGCTCTGTCGCCGGCGAGCTATGTCGACGGCAGGAAGCATCCGCCGACCTTCATCGCCTATTCGCGTGCGCCCGGGCGAGGCGAAGAGTCGCAAGCTTTCGCGAAACGCCTACGCGCCACAGGCACCGAGGTCACGCTGTTCGACGGCAGCGCCTATACGCATATGTCGATCGATCGCGATTTCGGACAGGACGGCGACGCCCTGACCGCGGCCGCGTTGGCGTTCCTCAAGGCGACCGTCGGTTGA
- a CDS encoding queuosine precursor transporter: protein MSFLTRYLPFVAAMALVVVASNILVQFPMQGEIGGLSLADLLTWGAFTYPFSFLVTDLANRRYGPAVARKVVFVGFMTAVTCSILIPPFLFRHGLIEFETAADRLVRIAAASGAAFLTAQLLDVTVFNRLRRQSWWRAPIVGTLVGSVFDTVVFFGVAFSAAFAFAGPNDSFALQTAPLMGVLPVETMRWVSWALGDLSVKLIIAVVALIPYRLLAARWSQPAVAAGA, encoded by the coding sequence ATGAGCTTCCTGACGCGATATCTGCCCTTCGTGGCCGCCATGGCGCTCGTCGTCGTGGCCTCCAACATCCTCGTGCAGTTCCCGATGCAGGGCGAGATCGGCGGCCTGTCGCTCGCCGACCTGCTCACCTGGGGCGCCTTCACCTATCCCTTCTCCTTCCTGGTCACCGACCTCGCCAACCGCCGCTACGGCCCGGCCGTGGCGCGCAAGGTGGTGTTCGTCGGCTTCATGACCGCGGTGACCTGCTCGATCCTGATCCCGCCCTTCCTGTTCCGTCATGGCCTGATCGAGTTCGAGACCGCCGCCGACAGGCTGGTGCGCATTGCTGCCGCTTCGGGTGCTGCCTTCCTGACCGCGCAGCTGCTCGACGTCACCGTGTTCAACCGTCTGCGCCGGCAGAGCTGGTGGCGCGCGCCGATCGTCGGCACGCTGGTCGGCTCGGTGTTCGACACCGTCGTCTTCTTCGGCGTTGCCTTCTCCGCCGCCTTCGCCTTTGCCGGCCCCAATGACAGCTTCGCGCTGCAGACGGCGCCGCTGATGGGAGTGCTGCCGGTCGAGACGATGCGCTGGGTGTCCTGGGCGCTTGGCGACCTTTCGGTGAAGCTCATCATCGCCGTGGTGGCGCTGATCCCCTATCGGCTGCTCGCAGCGCGCTGGAGCCAGCCGGCGGTCGCGGCCGGAGCATGA
- a CDS encoding GtrA family protein translates to MTVQGTGWKNDLPLALCATLVVLAINAVSGFPTLANYGADNDSMLRLVEVRDLLAGQGWFDLHQYRMGTAGGFVMHWSRLVDAPLAFLIMAFDALGAGTAAAERAAQIIWPTLLYGLTIFVLMRASQRFAGTNVAMPAVILSTAALFFLVVYSPGVIDHHNVQLLLTAASLWLLMEAPAWRPAALLSGICAGLTLAVGMETAPYVAVLGICAAALFILDDRERFTARGFGLGFAGIASLVFVATIRPADWGVAQCDAFSSFQFAVAALSGFGLAIAAASAASTARARLVSMLALAAVIAAAVIVFFPQCLASPYAGMDERIRTYWLDDVVEAQPFWSVAIHQPKLMAARYVTPCIAILLIGLQLRIRRLRREEILAAILLLVAFGVSLWQVRGSTFSVAFAVLPLSAWIAKIRLRANTAPSWRLSTGIVMAWLVSLNVTWAGVAVAAQSMVQKAPQRINSDPDHAVTCGKPGDFRELAAKPATTVLASSNLGSGILMFTGHRALAGPYHRNIGGNLAMLDAFMGTPDAARAVIEREHVGLVAICRGNTEEISLGLDAPNGLAAALLRGDPPTWLELDQSTAGKPIEIYKVR, encoded by the coding sequence ATGACCGTGCAAGGCACCGGTTGGAAAAACGATCTCCCGCTTGCGTTGTGCGCCACCCTGGTGGTGCTGGCGATCAACGCGGTGTCCGGCTTCCCCACTCTTGCCAACTATGGAGCGGACAATGACAGCATGCTGCGGCTGGTCGAGGTCCGCGACCTGCTCGCCGGCCAGGGCTGGTTCGATCTCCATCAATACAGGATGGGCACGGCGGGCGGCTTCGTCATGCACTGGTCCCGGCTGGTGGATGCGCCGCTCGCATTTCTTATCATGGCCTTCGATGCGCTGGGTGCCGGCACCGCCGCCGCCGAACGCGCCGCGCAAATCATCTGGCCGACCCTGCTCTACGGGCTGACCATATTCGTGCTCATGCGCGCCTCGCAGCGCTTCGCCGGTACGAATGTCGCGATGCCGGCGGTCATCCTGTCGACGGCAGCGCTGTTCTTCCTGGTGGTCTACAGCCCCGGCGTGATCGATCATCACAATGTCCAGTTGCTGCTGACGGCGGCCAGCCTCTGGCTCTTGATGGAAGCGCCGGCATGGCGGCCAGCCGCCCTGCTCTCAGGCATTTGCGCCGGCCTGACGCTGGCTGTCGGCATGGAGACCGCTCCCTATGTGGCGGTGCTCGGCATCTGCGCCGCTGCCCTATTCATCCTCGACGACAGAGAACGCTTCACGGCGCGGGGCTTCGGCCTCGGATTTGCCGGCATCGCCTCGCTGGTCTTCGTCGCGACCATCCGGCCGGCCGACTGGGGCGTCGCCCAATGCGACGCCTTCTCGTCCTTCCAGTTTGCCGTGGCGGCGCTGTCCGGCTTCGGTCTCGCGATCGCGGCTGCATCGGCCGCGTCGACAGCCCGGGCGCGGCTGGTTTCCATGCTGGCGCTTGCGGCGGTGATCGCGGCCGCCGTGATTGTGTTCTTCCCGCAGTGCCTGGCCTCGCCCTATGCGGGCATGGACGAGCGCATCCGCACCTATTGGCTGGACGACGTGGTCGAAGCGCAGCCCTTCTGGAGCGTCGCCATCCACCAGCCGAAGCTGATGGCGGCACGTTATGTGACGCCCTGCATCGCGATCCTGCTGATCGGCCTTCAACTCAGGATCCGGCGCCTGCGCCGCGAGGAAATTTTAGCCGCCATCCTGCTCCTCGTCGCCTTCGGCGTCAGCCTCTGGCAGGTGCGCGGCTCGACCTTCTCCGTCGCCTTCGCCGTATTGCCGCTCTCGGCCTGGATAGCGAAAATCCGCCTGCGGGCTAACACCGCGCCCTCATGGCGCCTCTCCACCGGCATCGTGATGGCGTGGCTGGTCTCTCTCAACGTGACCTGGGCCGGCGTCGCGGTGGCGGCGCAATCGATGGTCCAGAAGGCGCCGCAGCGGATCAATTCCGATCCCGACCACGCCGTGACCTGCGGCAAGCCGGGCGACTTCCGCGAGCTGGCGGCCAAGCCGGCGACGACGGTGCTTGCCTCGTCCAATCTCGGCTCGGGGATACTGATGTTCACCGGCCACCGGGCGCTGGCCGGCCCTTACCATCGCAATATCGGCGGCAATCTCGCCATGCTCGACGCGTTCATGGGCACGCCGGACGCCGCCCGCGCCGTCATCGAGCGCGAGCATGTAGGACTGGTCGCGATCTGCCGCGGCAACACGGAAGAGATATCGCTGGGCCTGGACGCGCCGAATGGCCTTGCCGCGGCATTGCTGCGGGGCGATCCGCCGACATGGCTCGAATTGGACCAGTCTACCGCGGGAAAGCCGATCGAGATCTACAAGGTCCGCTGA
- a CDS encoding J domain-containing protein, with protein MGEMKAYPKYFEKIRIRPEKDAELKSRAPICQWDGCNEAGTHRAPVGRLKEGEYFRFCFEHVREYNKGFNYFSGVSDSEIARFQKEALTGHRPTWRMGANGGGTRSAPDFAQQRSGRAGYYNRMRDPFNLFGAGSREPRERKAKPLEAKALETLGLDTKATGQDIKARYKELVKRHHPDANGGDRGSEDRFRDVLQAYRVLKQAGLC; from the coding sequence ATGGGGGAAATGAAAGCGTATCCCAAATATTTCGAGAAAATTCGAATCCGGCCGGAAAAGGACGCGGAGCTGAAGTCGCGCGCCCCGATCTGCCAGTGGGATGGCTGCAACGAGGCGGGCACGCATCGCGCGCCGGTCGGACGCCTCAAGGAGGGCGAGTATTTCCGCTTCTGCTTCGAGCATGTGCGCGAATACAACAAGGGCTTCAACTATTTCTCCGGCGTGTCGGACAGCGAGATCGCACGCTTCCAGAAAGAGGCGCTCACCGGCCACCGGCCGACATGGCGCATGGGCGCCAATGGCGGCGGGACGCGCTCGGCGCCCGACTTCGCGCAGCAGCGTTCGGGCCGCGCCGGCTACTACAACCGGATGCGCGATCCGTTCAATCTGTTCGGTGCCGGCTCGCGCGAGCCGCGCGAGCGCAAGGCAAAGCCGCTTGAGGCCAAGGCGCTGGAAACGCTTGGCCTTGACACAAAGGCGACTGGTCAGGACATCAAGGCGCGTTATAAGGAACTCGTTAAGCGCCACCATCCGGATGCGAATGGCGGCGACAGAGGTTCGGAAGACCGGTTCCGCGATGTGCTGCAGGCCTATCGCGTGCTCAAGCAGGCGGGATTGTGCTGA
- the rpmB gene encoding 50S ribosomal protein L28: MSRTCELTAKAVQTGNNVSHANNKTKRRFLPNLVNVTLISEALNQNVRLRISANALRSVEHRGGLDAFLVKADVKELSQRARLLKKQIAKKLAEQSAA, encoded by the coding sequence ATGTCCCGCACCTGCGAACTCACTGCCAAGGCAGTCCAGACCGGCAACAATGTGAGCCACGCCAACAACAAGACCAAGCGTCGCTTCCTGCCGAACCTGGTCAATGTGACGCTGATTTCCGAAGCGCTGAACCAGAACGTTCGCCTGCGCATCTCGGCCAACGCGCTGCGTTCGGTCGAGCACCGCGGCGGCCTCGACGCCTTCCTGGTCAAGGCCGACGTCAAGGAACTGTCGCAGCGTGCTCGCCTGCTGAAGAAGCAGATCGCCAAGAAGCTTGCCGAGCAGTCGGCCGCTTAA